The window CCACCATTCAAAAATATCGGTAGCTGCATCGATAGCCATTTTTGCAATATTGAGCACTTTGTTTTTTACCGGGAAACTGAATAATCATGATTTAAGCTATGTACAGTTAAAGGATCAGATTAAAAGAGTTGAGGATAAAGCCAACGACTTACAAAATCAAACAAATACCATTATCAAAGAAACCCATGCGAAGCCCAGAAATACCAATCCGGGTAAATACAGGGGTACTGGTTTCGCTTTATCATCTAACGGTTATATAGCCACAGATTTTCACGTTGTAGATGGTGCCGATTCGGTATATGTTCAAAATGCGGCCGGGGAATCATTCCATGCTAAAGTGATCTATACAGAACCCCAATATGATATAGCTGTATTGCAGATTAATGATCCGGCGTTTAAAGATCTGGGCAATGTGCCTTACAATTTTAAGAAATCATTAAGCGATTTGGGTGAAGATGTTTACACCTTCGGTTATCCAAGCGGTGAAGAAAATTACGGTCCAGGTTCGTTAACAGCAAGAAATGGCCACTCCGGCGATACAACTGAATACCAGGTATCTATTCCCGTTAATCCCGGTAATAGCGGTGGCCCGTTGTTAGATAGTAAAGGAAATGTTGTTGGTATTATAAGCGGCAGGCAGCCCGAGATGGCCGGCGCAGGTTTTGCAAAAAAATCAACTTATCTATTAAAAGCGATACAAAATATACCATCCGATTCATTGAGTAAAGATTTAACCTTAAGTACAAAAAATACCCTGGCAGGTTTAAGCCGCCCACAGCAGGTAAAAAAGCTAAAAAACTATGTGTTCATGGTTAAAGCTTATTAATACGCCCAATTCCAATAAAAATTAATAATTAAAAGGAGATACCGTAAGGTGTCTCTTTTTTGATTAGCGACTTTTTTCCGAACCGAGGATTCTCCGGATTTAGCAGACTTTTTTGGATTTTGTTGTCTGAACTCGAATTAAACGAATTTTTAGAATTTCTCGAATTGGCTTTCCAAGTTGTTTCGGTACCTGTTTTAACCAACCACAGGCACCAATATTTGGATGCGCTTAAATGCAAAAAACACCAATTTAGTGTTAACCATGATAAAAAGTTAAAGCATTGATTATTAGGTATTTGCAAATATATTCTCCAAAATGTGTTAAGTTATGTTAACCCAACTCGATGCGTTTGTGCGGTACAGGCAATCCCATTTGGGTATCATGGTAGTTAGTATAAGAATGCTTACCTATCCACCTCACCCAAAACAAAATCTATTGATCCTACAATGGCAATCAAATCGGCAATCAATACGCCTTTTGAAATTTCGGGGAGTACAGAGAGGTTGTTAAAGCTTGGTCCGCGGGCTTTTACACGGGTGGGGATTTCGGATTTTCCGTCGGCTACAAAGTAAAAACCCAGTTCGCCTTTGGCGCCTTCGCAACGTATGTAATAATCCTGCGCTTTGGGAATGGTTTTGCGGGGCATTTTGGCACGCGGGTCAAAATCGGGCGTGCGTTTGAGTTCTTTCTGCAATCTGTCGAGGCATTGCTCTACAATTCTTACTGATTGTTCAATTTCGTCAACGCGTACTTTGTAACGGTCCCAGCAGTCGCCCACTTTGCCCATCAGGCCGGTACCTATCGGGATCTCGAAATCAAGTTCGGGGTAGGCCGAATAGTTATCAATACGGCGTAAATCCCATTTAAGGCCCGATGCCCGCAGCATAGGGCCGCTACAGCCGTAGTTAATGGCTACATCTAAAGGCAGTATGCCAACCTTTGCCGTGCGCGATATAAATACCTGGTTGTCGGTTAGGAGTTGGTTAAGCTCAACCATTTTGGGTTTAAAATACTCTACAAAATCGCGGCAACGCTCTTCAAAGCCTACCGGCAAATCGTAAAACAGGCCGCCAACCCAAATGTAGTTATACAACATGCGCGAACCGGAGGCCCACTCCAGCATGCCCATAATATGCTCCCGATCCCTAAAGCACCATAAAAAAGGAGTGAAAGCGCCAATATCAATACCGTAGGTGCCAATAGCAATCAGGTGCGATGCAATTCGGTTAAGTTCGCAAACCAGCACGCGGATGTATTCGATACGTTTAGGGATATCTTTATCGATGCCCATCATCCGTTCAACTCCCATCACAAAAGCGTGGCTGTTGTTCATCGATGCCAGGTAATCAAGCCTGTCGGTAAACGGGATGGTCTGTTGGTAGGTTAATGATTCGGCATGTTTTTCAAAACAGCGGTGCAGATAACCAATATGCGGTATTACTTCCTTTACAATTTCGCCATCGGTTATCAGCTCCAAACGCAAAACGCCATGGGTAGACGGATGCTGCGGGCCCATATTGAGCACCATATCCTCTACACTGGCATCGGCAATTTTTTTATTGTAATTAAGTAATGCCTCTTCGTATTTTGAATTAGAGATAACCAATGTTTCGCGGTGTTTTGTTGCGGCCAAAAATCAGTATTTTTTTTGTTTATCGGGCTAAAATGATGTAAAATTAAGTGAGCGTTTAAGTTTTTAATGAGCCTTTGGCGCGCCGCCACCTGTAGGTTTTAAAATACTTTAGGGTTTTTTGCTATATGCCATCGCACGCTGATTATAATTTTATAGTTTTATGGCAAATTATTTCCCTGCATAAATAATTCAAAACTTAAAGTATTTAATCACTAATCAAAAAATGAAAAAAGTAATTCTTGTAACAGGGGCATCATCCGGTTTAGGTTTGGCTACTGCAACAGCACTTGCTGCCCAGGGCCACACCGTTTATGGTACCACGCGCGATATTAAACGCATCAGCGATGTATCATTTATGCCTTTACAAATGGATGTTACCGATGATGCATCTGTAAACGCGGCTATTGCAACCATTATTAAGGCCGAAGGCAAGATTGATGTTTTGGTTAACAATGCAGGTAATGGCATTACAGGTCCGCTTTATGCCATGCCGGTTGATGCCGCCAAAAAGCAGTTTGAAGTTAACTTTTTTGGGGTAGTACGTGTGAGCAGCGCCGTTTTACCGGGTATGATTGAAAAAGGGCAGGGCCTGGTTATCAATATAGGCTCATTGGCCGGGTTGTTTGGCCTGCCTTACCAGGGCTTATACAGCGCATCAAAATTCGCGATAGAAGGCTACTCCGAAAGCCTGCGTATGGAATTACAAAATACAGGTGTTAAGGTATCTGTGGTAAATCCCGGTGATTTTAAAACCGACTTTACCGGCAACCGCGAAAAATTGCCTTTTACCCTCAAAAATGATAAACTGAAAGCCGAGTTTGATGCCGCTGTTGCCGCCATGGAAAAAGATGAAAGCATTGGCGCCGCACCTTCAAAACTGGCAGCCCAAATTGTTAAAATAGTAGGCAAATCAAAACCTGCCCACAGCTATTTGGTTGGTGCCATTGGCCAAACCATAGTACCTACCCTGAAGGCCATTTTACCAGGCCCCATCTTTGTAAAATTAATGAACGATCATTACGGGATTAAATAGGTTGGTGAGTGGTTGATTAAGTTGGATTAGGTTTATTGGGTTGATTAAGTTGATCAATTTAACGGGTACGCAATCACATGTTGCTCAACTCAATCTAACTAAATCTTAGGTATTTAACTTAATCAACCCATTCAACTCAATCCAACCTAATCAATTAACCCAAAACAATGCAAGAAAAAAATAACAAGAAAACCATCTGGGGATGGGCTATGTTCGATTGGGCCAACCAATCGTATAATATGGTGATCACTTCTACCATATTCCCGGCTTATTATGTAGGGATTACGCAGTATAATAACCCGGGCGGCATGGTTACCTTTTTTGGCCACCGGTATGTAAATACGGTATTGTCAAATTACATCCTGGGCCTTTCGTACCTTATTATAGTAGTTTTATTGCCGATACTAACCTCCATCGCCGATTATAAGGGCCACAAAAAACTGTACATGCAGTTGTTTACCTGGCTGGGGGTACTTGCCTGTTTTGGCTTGTATTTTTTTGAGATGAAGACCTTTGAGTTTGGGATGATATGTTTCGGGCTGGCCTCTGTAGGGTATTGCGGCGGCTTTGTGTTTTATAACTCCTATCTGCCGCAAATAGCCACCATTGATAAGCAGGATGCCGTAAGCGCCAAGGGTTTTATTTATGGTTTTGCAGGCAGTATTGTGGTGCAGGTACTTTGTTTGGTATTTGTGCAATGGCATGCCTGGTTCGGGATGACCGAAGATAAATCGGCCCAACTCTCTTTTCTGATAGTGGCCTTATGGTGGATAGGGTTCTCGCTTATTCCATTTTACCTTTTACCCAAGGGAACGCCCAATGCAGGATCGCATGAGTATAACGTGTTTACCGGTGGTTTTAAGGAATTGGCTAAGGTTTTCAAAAAAGTTAAACAGCTGCCTTTATTAAAACGGTTTTTACCGGCATTTTTCTTTTACTCGGTAGGTGTACAGACCATTTTGCTGGTTGCTGCCAACTTTGCTGCCAAAGAGCTTAAAATGCCGGATGACGCTTTGATAGGCATAATATTGGTTATCCAGGTGGTGGCCATCATTGGCGCTGCAATAACTGCTAAAGCATCAGAAAGATACGGCAATGTTAAAGCCCTATCGGTTATCGTGGGGCTGTGGTGTGTAATATGTGCCTGCGTGTATTTTATTGCCAACGCAAACCAGTTTTATGTCGCTGCCGTTTTTGTTGGCCTTGTTATGGGGGCGGTACAATCGTTATCGCGCTCAACCTATTCTAAATACATCCCCCCAAACATTCCGGATACCGCATCGTATTTTAGCTTTTATGATGTTACCGAAAAATTATCAATTGTGGTAGGTTTGTTCACTTTCGGGTTTGTAGAGGGGTGGACGGGCGAGATGCGCGATTCGGCCCTGGTATTGGATGGTTTTTTTGCTATCGGGTTTATTTTGCTGATCTCGCTGTTGGTATTTGAACGCAAAGTGAAAGCTGCAGAAGCGTTGGCGTAAACTGAATCAGAATTTTTCACCTTTTGTTTGTTTTTAAGAGGTGTTCAAGAAAGCTATGCCATTTTCAGAATGAGAGAATGTCCAGAATCTATTTCAATAGAAAGGATCCTGTTAATTCTTAAATTCTGAAAATTCTGATTCAGACAAACAAATAAGCCCGATGAATTACTTCAACGGGCTTCCTCACTTTAACTATTTCCCCCTCTGAAATGGATGTGATAAGGTCGTATATTTTCTAATTACTCAGCGTTTATAGTTTACAACAGGTTTGGTTGAACAAACATAGCTTATATATAAGGTTTATGAAATACCCCGAAATAGGTATTTATGAGAAATAATACCCGGCTAATTGAGGTTCGGCAGGTCTGCAAGCCTGATTTTGATAATTAGAGATTGAAAAGACACAGCATCTGCCAAAACTGAGTACATTTGCGGTTTGTTAAGTAAAAGTAATGGCTAAAGTTTCTATCAACCTGGCAACAGGCTCGCTGCAAAAAGAGGATATCATTGTAGGTATCGATCTGGGTACTACCAACTCACTGGTGGCTTTTATTAATCCTGATAAGCAACCTCATGTTATAAATGATACAGGTAAGGGTGTTTTAGTACCTTCAGTAGTCCATTTTGGGTCTACAGGAGATGTTTTGGTAGGTAACGAGGCTAAAGAATATTTGATAACCGATCCGCAGAATACCGTTTTTTCGGTAAAGCGCTTATTGGGGCGCAGCTATCATGACATCGAAAATTATAAAGATTTTTTCTCGTACAAGGTTATTGATGACGATACCGAGAGCCTGGTAAAAATTAAAGTAGGCGATAAATTTTATACGCCTATTGAATTATCGGCCCTGATACTAAAAGAGTTAAAAGCCCGCGCCGAGCATGCGCTTAAAACCCCTGTTAACCGCGCGGTAATAACGGTTCCGGCTTATTTTAATGATTCGCAGCGGCAGGCTACCCGCGATGCCGGTAAACTGGCCGGGCTGGATGTTTTACGTATTGTGAATGAGCCAACTGCAGCCAGTTTAGCCTATGGCATTGGGCTCGATCCTGAAGAAGTAAAAACCATAGCCGTGTATGACCTGGGCGGCGGTACGTTTGATGTATCGGTACTGCAAATCCAGAACGGGATTTTTGAGGTATTGGCGACAAATGGAGACACCTTTTTGGGTGGCGACGATTTTGACCGCATTATTGTTGATTACTGGATTGAAAAAAATAAGCTGGACAAAGCCGGAATAATAGCCAATAACGAACTTGCACAGCAATTGCGCCTTAAAGCAGAAGAAGCCAAGAAGGCATTTGCACACCAAAGCCTGTTTAACGAAAAGATAGGCGAGATATGGTGTACGCTGGACAGGAACACGTTTGAAGAACTGATTATGCCCAAGGTACAGCAAACCATTACCAGTTGCCAAAATGCGCTGAAGGATGCCAAGCTGACCATAGCAGAGATTGATGAGGTGATCATGGTGGGCGGATCAACCCGTACGGCATTGGTTAAAAAAATGGTGGCCGAATTTTTTAACCGCCCGGTACATGATGATGTTAACCCCGATGAGGTGGTTGCATTGGGTGCGGCTATACAGGCCGATATACTGGCCGGCAACCGTAAAGATATTTTACTACTCGATGTTACCCCGTTATCCCTCGGCATCGAGACCATGGGCGGCCTGATGGATGTAATTATACCCCGCAACAGTAAGGTGCCTACCAAAGGCGGCAGGCAATACACCACGTCGATAGACGGGCAGGTGAATATGAAAATTGCTGTTTACCAGGGCGAGCGCGACCTGATCAAAGAAAACCGTAAACTGGCCGAGTTTAACCTGAAAGGCATCCCGAGTATGCCGGCAGGTTTCCCTAAAGTAGATATCAACTTTTTGCTGAATGCCGATGGCATCCTGACTATACAGGCTATTGAATTGCGCAGTGGTGTTAAGCAGGAGGTTGAGGTAAAACCCACCTATGGCATTACCGACGAACAGGTAGAACAAATGCTGATGGATAGCATTACCCACGCCAAAGACGACGTTACAGAACGTATGCTGATAGAAGCACGTACCGAAGGCGAGCAGATGATTTACACCGTGGAGCGGTTTTTGCAAAAGAACGGTAGCTATGTATCGGCAGAGGAAACTGAACAAACAATCAGCTATATAGCCGCTTTAAAAAATGCCATTGCTACAGGAGATAAAGACCTCATTTTGAAAAATATAGACCAGGTAAACGAATTTACCCGGCCCTTTGCCGAACGGTTAATGGATCAGGCAATTAGTACTGCGATGCGTGGCAAGAGTATTGAATAATATACAGAACTAACTTTATAGATGAGAAGAATTACGGCAGTACTTACATTTCTGGCCCTCGCGGCTGTTTTTTTACAAGGTTCATTTAATAAAGTTTATGCAGCCGGTGTTGTAATCCGAAACGCAAAAGACACCACCAAAAATATTACCGCACTTGATACCGCGCGTTACGATTCATTGATGAAGCGGATGGCCAATGGCGATAAAACCGGGCGCTGGCCTGTAAAAAACGCACCATTGCCATTGCCCGGCGCTATTTTACCTTTTAACCGGGTAGTAGCTTATTATGGCAATATGTACTCAAAAAATATGGGTGTTTTAGGCGAGTACGAGCCTAAAGTAATGATGGACAAACTAAAGACCGAGTGCAAGGTTTGGGAAAAGGCCGATACGCTTACCCCTGTAATACCAGCCCTGCATTACATTTGCGTAACTGCCCAGGCCGATGCCGGCCGCAATGGCTTGCATAACCTGCGGATGCCTTTTAGCCAGATAGATAAAGTAATAGCCATGGCAAAAACCATGAATGCCCTGGTATTTCTTGATCTGC is drawn from Mucilaginibacter ginsenosidivorax and contains these coding sequences:
- a CDS encoding S1C family serine protease; translation: MSENLILELIDRYLNGDMTAGERAEFETLRKNDANVDSKVIEHKLFVGLIKQYGERVELEKRLDAIHSEIDVHTLKEELLIKPNWIVNMWRHHHSKISVAASIAIFAILSTLFFTGKLNNHDLSYVQLKDQIKRVEDKANDLQNQTNTIIKETHAKPRNTNPGKYRGTGFALSSNGYIATDFHVVDGADSVYVQNAAGESFHAKVIYTEPQYDIAVLQINDPAFKDLGNVPYNFKKSLSDLGEDVYTFGYPSGEENYGPGSLTARNGHSGDTTEYQVSIPVNPGNSGGPLLDSKGNVVGIISGRQPEMAGAGFAKKSTYLLKAIQNIPSDSLSKDLTLSTKNTLAGLSRPQQVKKLKNYVFMVKAY
- a CDS encoding NADH-quinone oxidoreductase subunit D: MVLNMGPQHPSTHGVLRLELITDGEIVKEVIPHIGYLHRCFEKHAESLTYQQTIPFTDRLDYLASMNNSHAFVMGVERMMGIDKDIPKRIEYIRVLVCELNRIASHLIAIGTYGIDIGAFTPFLWCFRDREHIMGMLEWASGSRMLYNYIWVGGLFYDLPVGFEERCRDFVEYFKPKMVELNQLLTDNQVFISRTAKVGILPLDVAINYGCSGPMLRASGLKWDLRRIDNYSAYPELDFEIPIGTGLMGKVGDCWDRYKVRVDEIEQSVRIVEQCLDRLQKELKRTPDFDPRAKMPRKTIPKAQDYYIRCEGAKGELGFYFVADGKSEIPTRVKARGPSFNNLSVLPEISKGVLIADLIAIVGSIDFVLGEVDR
- a CDS encoding SDR family oxidoreductase, which produces MKKVILVTGASSGLGLATATALAAQGHTVYGTTRDIKRISDVSFMPLQMDVTDDASVNAAIATIIKAEGKIDVLVNNAGNGITGPLYAMPVDAAKKQFEVNFFGVVRVSSAVLPGMIEKGQGLVINIGSLAGLFGLPYQGLYSASKFAIEGYSESLRMELQNTGVKVSVVNPGDFKTDFTGNREKLPFTLKNDKLKAEFDAAVAAMEKDESIGAAPSKLAAQIVKIVGKSKPAHSYLVGAIGQTIVPTLKAILPGPIFVKLMNDHYGIK
- a CDS encoding MFS transporter, with amino-acid sequence MQEKNNKKTIWGWAMFDWANQSYNMVITSTIFPAYYVGITQYNNPGGMVTFFGHRYVNTVLSNYILGLSYLIIVVLLPILTSIADYKGHKKLYMQLFTWLGVLACFGLYFFEMKTFEFGMICFGLASVGYCGGFVFYNSYLPQIATIDKQDAVSAKGFIYGFAGSIVVQVLCLVFVQWHAWFGMTEDKSAQLSFLIVALWWIGFSLIPFYLLPKGTPNAGSHEYNVFTGGFKELAKVFKKVKQLPLLKRFLPAFFFYSVGVQTILLVAANFAAKELKMPDDALIGIILVIQVVAIIGAAITAKASERYGNVKALSVIVGLWCVICACVYFIANANQFYVAAVFVGLVMGAVQSLSRSTYSKYIPPNIPDTASYFSFYDVTEKLSIVVGLFTFGFVEGWTGEMRDSALVLDGFFAIGFILLISLLVFERKVKAAEALA
- the hscA gene encoding Fe-S protein assembly chaperone HscA — protein: MAKVSINLATGSLQKEDIIVGIDLGTTNSLVAFINPDKQPHVINDTGKGVLVPSVVHFGSTGDVLVGNEAKEYLITDPQNTVFSVKRLLGRSYHDIENYKDFFSYKVIDDDTESLVKIKVGDKFYTPIELSALILKELKARAEHALKTPVNRAVITVPAYFNDSQRQATRDAGKLAGLDVLRIVNEPTAASLAYGIGLDPEEVKTIAVYDLGGGTFDVSVLQIQNGIFEVLATNGDTFLGGDDFDRIIVDYWIEKNKLDKAGIIANNELAQQLRLKAEEAKKAFAHQSLFNEKIGEIWCTLDRNTFEELIMPKVQQTITSCQNALKDAKLTIAEIDEVIMVGGSTRTALVKKMVAEFFNRPVHDDVNPDEVVALGAAIQADILAGNRKDILLLDVTPLSLGIETMGGLMDVIIPRNSKVPTKGGRQYTTSIDGQVNMKIAVYQGERDLIKENRKLAEFNLKGIPSMPAGFPKVDINFLLNADGILTIQAIELRSGVKQEVEVKPTYGITDEQVEQMLMDSITHAKDDVTERMLIEARTEGEQMIYTVERFLQKNGSYVSAEETEQTISYIAALKNAIATGDKDLILKNIDQVNEFTRPFAERLMDQAISTAMRGKSIE